The Candidatus Eremiobacterota bacterium genomic interval TTCTACGCGAAGCAGCGGCTGCGCGACGCGCTCGCGACCGCGGAGCACCCGCGATGACAAACAAGCACGAGATCGCCGAGCTGCTGCCGTTCTACGCGAACGGCACCCTGGAGCCGGACGAGCGCGCGCGCGTCGAAGCCGAGCTTGCGAGCTGCACGGACTGCGCGGCCGAACTGCGCGACCTCGAAGCGCTCGGCGCCTCGCTGCAAGCGCGCGCCGCCGCGGCGCCGCCGGTGCCCGAGCGCGTGCTCGACGAAGCGCTGGCGCGCATCGCGATGCCGCCGGCGACGCGCGCCGCGACGCGGCTGCAAACCGCTTGGTGGGGAACGCCGGCGCGCTATGCGACGGCAGCGGCGCTCGTCGTCGGCTTCAGCGCGGCCGCGTTCGCGGCGTACCACGACCACGAAGCGAACGTCGCCAGCGACACGCAGGGGATCACGGTCGCGCACGACGCGAACACGACGACGATCTTCCGCGTCACGCCGGGTCCGGAAAACGCCTCGCAAGCGCAGCGTGTAGCGCGTCTTCCGGCTGCACCGCCCGCGGCGGTCGACGCGCACAAAGCCACCGAATCGGCGCGGACCGTGCCGAAGCAGCCGCGGCTCGCCAAGAAGGCGCGCCTCGCGCTGCTGGTGCGCGACGTCGAAGGCTCGCTCAAAGCGGTGCGCGCAACGGTGGGCGCGGCGGGAGGCGACGTCATCTCCCTGGCCGACGCGACGCCGGCGAGCGCGGACACGGTGCACGAAGCGCAGCTCTCGGCCGAAGTCCCGGCCGCGCGTCTCGACGAGACGCTCGACCGGCTGGCGGCGCTCGGCGCGGTGCAGAAC includes:
- a CDS encoding DUF4349 domain-containing protein, translated to MTNKHEIAELLPFYANGTLEPDERARVEAELASCTDCAAELRDLEALGASLQARAAAAPPVPERVLDEALARIAMPPATRAATRLQTAWWGTPARYATAAALVVGFSAAAFAAYHDHEANVASDTQGITVAHDANTTTIFRVTPGPENASQAQRVARLPAAPPAAVDAHKATESARTVPKQPRLAKKARLALLVRDVEGSLKAVRATVGAAGGDVISLADATPASADTVHEAQLSAEVPAARLDETLDRLAALGAVQNRAIDAEDVSGAIVDEEARLRNLRREETDLRKLMDKGGKVDEILTVQQNLSDVRGQIEQLDAQHQNDLHRVATSTIDVSLAEDRPNSAPAKPGPTARIDGAWHGGLNALADTVVSLLSALAFCVAFAPVPLALAGAVWFATRLWRARATAT